The DNA segment GGGCGCTACGGCCCTGGGCAACGGCAGCGATGACGCCGAATGGTCCGTTGGCCGCGGCAAGATCGCCGGTCATCCGGGCGAATGGTTTCAGGGTTGGATCGACGAGGTACGAATCAGCGACATCGCCCTTGACCCTTTGGAGTTTCTGTTCTCCGCCAAGAAGAAACCTTAGAGGAGTTCTCTGCCACGCACGCGTCTTTTTTGGGAACGCGGAAGCCATTCGGCGCCAATCTCGCGTTGGCTGCGTTCTCTGAAGAGTCACTTCAATTTCTCATCTTCTGAATTGATTAGGAAAACTCATGAGTCGCCCCATGCCCTTCTCCTGGGAAGATTGCGCCGTCGTCCGTTTGACCCTCGCCCGTCGTTGTATCGCGGTGGCACTGTTCTTGACCGCAATGTTCTTGCCGCGATTCGCCGGAGCGGCGAGTCAAACCTGGGTCGCGGCGCCGACCGATGCCAATTGGACCACGACCACGAACTGGTCGGGCGGCGCAGTGCCGGGTGCGGTGGCCCCGGCCAACGGCGCTCTCAGTCAAGACACGGCGACGTTTAACGCCGCTCTGGCCGCCGGCCCCGGCGGCCCGGGCACCACCATCGGCGGCGCGGACAACCCCATCATCATCGACAACACACGCGACCTCAAATTCTTCCTATTCGACACGGCCAATGTTGGGCCGTATGTATTTGGTGCGGTGGGCACCACGAATCAGTTGCAGCTCACCACCACCGGCGCCACGGGAGGGACTGGCAATATCACGATGAATGCGACCGTGACCAGTCCCGAGACGTTTAACGATCCCATTCTCTTCCGACTCGCATCCAGCACGAACGGCGCTTACACGCTTGTCAACAATTCGGCGACAACGACGGCAACGCTCGACTTTGCCGGCACCATCACGAACGGGTCGGCGAACACTCGCCCACAGACTCTTACGCTCGACGGAGCCAACACTGGCAGCAACACCATCGCGGCGATCTCGGACAGCACCACCGGCGGCACTGGAACCAGCGGCGCCATCGTTCTCATCAAGAACGGCACGGGCACTTGGGTGCTCGCCGGCGCGAACGATCTCCCGCAGAAGACCAGCGCCGGCGTGGCGGCTAGCGCCACGCTCAACGCCGGAACTTTGGAGGTGCAAAACGCCGGCTCGTTGGGAGCCATCACGCTCCCGGTGATCAACGCCGGCACCTTGCAGATCGACGGTGTCACGCTCAATCAAAATGCGCTCGCGCTGAACAACGGCGGCACGATCCGAATGAACGGAAGCGGGACGGTTAATGGAGTCACCATCGGAGCGACGGCCGCCAGCGCGACTCTGGCGACGACTAGTGCCACCGACGTCATGACCGTTTCGAATGGGAGCGCAGCCAATAAACTGACCGGCGGCCAGACCTCGACCGTGATGCACGTCGCCGGTCCCGGCACGGTTTCTCTGCCGTTCGCCACCAACTACAAGGGCACCTGGTCGCTCGATGGCGGAATTACCCAACTCGGAGATCCCGCAGCGCTCGGGGCGTCAGCCACTGTCGCCTTCGGCAGCGGCAGCACGGGAACGCTACAGATCAACGGCACTAGCCCGACGCTCCTCGGATTGAACACCAATGCCATTCCCGGCGCGACCGCGGTGGAAAACGGCCCGAACGGCACGGGCACGCTGACCGTCAACAACGCGACGACCAACACGTTCGCCGGCGTCGTGCGCGACGGCGGCAGCGCCGGCGTCAACAGTTTGGCGCTCGTCAAAATGGGAGCCGGAACTTTGGCGTTGACCAATCCCGGTTCCAACACCTATTCGGGCGGCACGACGATCAACAACGGCACCCTGCGCGTGACGAGTTCCTCGGGCACGGGCACGGGCCTCGTTACCGTCATGAGCGGCGGCACGCTGGCCCGTGCGGGCGTGGGAATGATCAATGTCGGCGGCCTGTCGATCAGCACCGGCTCGGCCCTCACGTTCGAGTTCAACAGCACCCCGGCCAATACCCAAATCATCGTCAATCCGGCCGCGACGTTGACGATCAACGGCGGCGGCGTCAATCTGTTTAACGAAGGTACTCTCTCCGGGATCACTCCCGCCGGCAGTACGGGCACCGTTACCAACTACCAACTGATCGGGTTCTCGGGCGCGATCGGCGGCACCGGACTGGACAGCACTTGGACCACCGCCAGCGCCACCAATCCGCACGTTCTCAATCCGCAAACCGGCTATAGCTACCAGTTCACGACTCCCGGCGACGGCTTCGTCGATTTGACCATGGTCCAACTGACGACGATCTCTGTGTGGAAGGATGCCGACGGAAATTGGTCCGCGCCGGGAAGCTGGACCAGCGGCGTGCCGATGGTTGCCGGCGATTCGGCCCATTTCACCGGCCCGATGACGGCCTCTCACCTCGTCACGCTCGACGCCAACGAGGCGGTCGGCGGCGTGCAGTTCAACGACAAGGGCACCGGGTTCAAATATACGATCGCCGACGGCGGCGCGGGCGGTCCCCACACACTGACGCTCAACAACAAGGGGAGCGGCGCGGCCATCAGCGATTTCGCCGGGAGCCACGAGATCAGCGCCACGCTAAGCTTGGCAGAAGCCACCACGGCCCTGGTGACCAGCGCCAGCGACTCGCTGAAGCTCTCAGGCCCGATTCATGGCGCCGGATCGCTCGCCATGTCGGGCAGCGGCACGCTGATTCTCACCTCAGCGAACAATGATTATGCCGGCGGCACTTCGCTC comes from the Pirellulales bacterium genome and includes:
- a CDS encoding autotransporter-associated beta strand repeat-containing protein; translation: MSRPMPFSWEDCAVVRLTLARRCIAVALFLTAMFLPRFAGAASQTWVAAPTDANWTTTTNWSGGAVPGAVAPANGALSQDTATFNAALAAGPGGPGTTIGGADNPIIIDNTRDLKFFLFDTANVGPYVFGAVGTTNQLQLTTTGATGGTGNITMNATVTSPETFNDPILFRLASSTNGAYTLVNNSATTTATLDFAGTITNGSANTRPQTLTLDGANTGSNTIAAISDSTTGGTGTSGAIVLIKNGTGTWVLAGANDLPQKTSAGVAASATLNAGTLEVQNAGSLGAITLPVINAGTLQIDGVTLNQNALALNNGGTIRMNGSGTVNGVTIGATAASATLATTSATDVMTVSNGSAANKLTGGQTSTVMHVAGPGTVSLPFATNYKGTWSLDGGITQLGDPAALGASATVAFGSGSTGTLQINGTSPTLLGLNTNAIPGATAVENGPNGTGTLTVNNATTNTFAGVVRDGGSAGVNSLALVKMGAGTLALTNPGSNTYSGGTTINNGTLRVTSSSGTGTGLVTVMSGGTLARAGVGMINVGGLSISTGSALTFEFNSTPANTQIIVNPAATLTINGGGVNLFNEGTLSGITPAGSTGTVTNYQLIGFSGAIGGTGLDSTWTTASATNPHVLNPQTGYSYQFTTPGDGFVDLTMVQLTTISVWKDADGNWSAPGSWTSGVPMVAGDSAHFTGPMTASHLVTLDANEAVGGVQFNDKGTGFKYTIADGGAGGPHTLTLNNKGSGAAISDFAGSHEISATLSLAEATTALVTSASDSLKLSGPIHGAGSLAMSGSGTLILTSANNDYAGGTSLNGGTINFAAVANLGAGGITFNGGTLQYAAGNMDDISARTVTLNANGGTIDTNVNNVTLANSIGNNGAGGLTKAGAGTLTLAADSAYTGPTNVNVGTLRVGNGGATGALGAGDVTIAAGAVVDFNRTADLTMSQNVGGVSGTVIKDGPNTLTLTPAIGNTWGTVAGGLTINAGTIKLGAATALPTGVLLTTTGTGTLDLNSFSSILGSIAGTTGTITDTSTPAVVPVITTLTVNLAAATNYGGAIAGVVAGQPLGLTDSGPAMLTLTGTSNISGGTTVNAGTLEIPAPGVVTTTSALVRVGATLLVDGGSLTSSALSGVGSNNQNGGTFTLSSGTATFNGGISTNAGAQDGELIQVTGGTFTATSVALGRTANIGAPNATTFIPPAIPTASGFYVNNGIVNIGTLTIGTANSTATARIDGGAATATGEVLIGHQANTRWNYLQVNGGTFTSTDAINGIVLGQNNNNTDNAELYLSGGVTTAELIGFGTTTDTLGGTANLVVNGGTLYVGSGGLVLNNTAGLVTNIVLTTGTLGAKADWTTALPVTLNGDAVTGFTIQAADAANVAHNISLTGNVSGAGALTKTGAGVLTLSGVVSYTGATNVNGGTLRLNVASGSALATSPPVMVAAGATLELAGPVSALGVAGGARTAVANDGKLVVSGTGQIVAGVDSITAGAGTVTVDAGSDLTADHIVQGALVIGGDATHPALLTIDASDSSGNPLAATSGFALAGSLTPSAPFAAGAPASANLLAVESSGSAAGFDNSAVGAVNLGGNAAVPEPSTLLLLALGGLTFCLGRRLTQQRTMLTKP